In a single window of the Polyangia bacterium genome:
- a CDS encoding DUF4336 domain-containing protein has translation MPGVPPPKFTRAAPSLKVFVPDALWLRAYFVRLGGARFNARMTVMKLRSGEILVHSPCAFDDSLTAEVAALGRVAAIIAPGNLHWLHVRSCQQAFPDAVTYVCPGVEKRAKGLTFDFALSDDAPPLWADELSQVALQGTRVMREVAFFHRASRTLILVDLVENFTPATPDTSLFLRIMFRALGMWNRPSPAPEYRIAWGDKARVREGMERILAWDFERVILSHGDIIRRDGRKIVAQAWRKILR, from the coding sequence ATGCCCGGCGTGCCGCCACCGAAATTCACCCGCGCGGCTCCTTCCCTCAAAGTTTTCGTTCCCGATGCGCTGTGGCTTCGGGCGTACTTCGTGCGGCTGGGCGGCGCCCGGTTCAACGCGCGCATGACGGTGATGAAGCTCCGGAGCGGCGAGATTCTCGTCCACTCCCCGTGCGCCTTCGACGATTCCCTCACGGCGGAGGTCGCTGCGCTGGGGCGAGTTGCGGCGATCATCGCTCCGGGCAACCTCCACTGGTTGCACGTTCGCTCGTGCCAGCAGGCGTTCCCTGACGCCGTGACCTATGTCTGCCCTGGAGTCGAGAAGCGGGCCAAGGGTCTCACCTTCGACTTCGCCCTCAGCGACGATGCGCCGCCGCTCTGGGCCGACGAGCTATCGCAGGTCGCGCTGCAGGGGACGCGCGTGATGCGTGAGGTCGCCTTCTTTCACCGTGCCAGCCGTACCCTCATCCTCGTCGACCTCGTCGAAAACTTCACGCCGGCGACGCCTGACACCAGCTTGTTCCTCCGGATCATGTTTCGCGCGCTTGGGATGTGGAACCGACCCAGCCCGGCACCCGAGTACCGGATCGCCTGGGGCGATAAGGCGCGGGTGCGCGAGGGCATGGAGCGCATCCTCGCGTGGGACTTCGAGCGTGTGATCTTATCGCACGGCGACATCATCAGACGCGATGGCAGGAAAATTGTCGCTCAGGCATGGCGGAAGATACTCCGCTGA